Proteins from a single region of Candidatus Wallbacteria bacterium:
- a CDS encoding ABC transporter substrate-binding protein, giving the protein MILWRLYLLGLLLGLSCKGISSVPDTLEKALFEHYVLGDGKAARADYESFISGAGSSENMILEKVQGSYQKLLQKQMFDSSPAYGDSLIMRLCGNPDTLNPLTTMNPASQDVFILIFELLLPWEAGSGTTKGLTESWEVSADGMECILHLRKNVKWHDGVEFTADDVGFTYEFIMNPESVNLYRPLFNLSLKTLEIIDPYTVRAKFVSNSPRNLASLSFYILPKHILENKTVKSDDFFQHPIGTGPFSFSRWESDEQIVLDAFKEYYRGRPFLDHLVLKIVPDDSAAFLMMLRDELDLKRLTPDQYLKQANSDEFRSHFNVHAFPTNCRYYALWYDLTSAFLKDRKIRQALAEAIDLQEIINQVFHGFGRTITGTFIFADWAYDKSIRPYPYDPGSAAKILAEAGWKDGNGDGILERDGLQFSLELVTILGDPINRFIAEMVSEYWKAVGIKTRVSIQGREKESPVIVGSCLLDEDQYLWHSSQIPTKENGFSGCNVVSYANQEVDRLLDLKRVTSDRESLAAIYHKLQAIMYEDQPVMFICAPDDLWAVNKRFRGVTRKQDGVEIDYSLIYVPQEFQKYAIH; this is encoded by the coding sequence GGGCGACGGAAAAGCCGCCCGGGCAGATTATGAATCATTCATTAGCGGGGCTGGCAGCAGTGAAAACATGATCCTGGAAAAAGTACAAGGCAGTTATCAGAAACTCCTTCAAAAACAGATGTTTGACAGTTCCCCGGCCTATGGCGATTCCCTGATCATGAGGCTCTGCGGGAATCCGGATACGCTCAATCCGCTGACTACCATGAATCCTGCATCCCAGGACGTTTTCATTTTGATCTTCGAATTGCTTCTTCCCTGGGAAGCAGGGTCAGGAACGACCAAGGGTCTTACTGAATCCTGGGAGGTTTCTGCGGACGGAATGGAATGCATACTGCACCTGCGGAAGAATGTCAAATGGCATGACGGGGTTGAGTTCACCGCTGACGATGTCGGATTCACCTATGAATTTATCATGAATCCGGAATCAGTCAACTTATACAGACCTCTTTTTAATTTATCGCTGAAGACTCTGGAGATCATAGATCCCTATACAGTCAGGGCAAAATTTGTCAGCAACTCCCCTCGCAATCTGGCAAGCCTGAGTTTTTATATCCTGCCAAAGCATATTCTGGAAAATAAAACCGTCAAATCCGATGACTTTTTTCAACATCCCATTGGAACCGGCCCTTTCAGTTTCAGCAGATGGGAATCTGATGAACAGATCGTTCTGGATGCCTTCAAGGAATACTATCGGGGAAGGCCATTCCTGGATCACCTTGTCCTGAAAATTGTCCCAGACGATTCCGCGGCTTTCCTGATGATGCTGAGGGACGAACTGGACCTGAAACGGCTTACTCCCGATCAATACTTAAAACAGGCCAACTCAGATGAATTCCGGAGCCATTTCAATGTTCATGCTTTTCCCACCAATTGCAGATATTATGCGCTCTGGTACGACCTGACCTCAGCTTTTCTCAAAGACAGGAAAATCCGCCAGGCTCTTGCTGAAGCCATTGATCTGCAGGAGATCATTAACCAGGTTTTCCATGGCTTCGGGAGAACCATCACCGGTACCTTCATCTTCGCTGACTGGGCCTACGACAAATCCATCCGGCCATATCCATACGACCCCGGGTCGGCTGCAAAAATCCTGGCTGAAGCGGGTTGGAAAGACGGGAACGGTGACGGCATCCTGGAACGGGACGGACTCCAGTTCTCACTGGAGCTGGTAACCATCCTTGGCGATCCGATAAACAGGTTCATTGCAGAGATGGTCAGTGAGTATTGGAAAGCGGTTGGGATTAAAACCAGGGTGAGCATTCAAGGAAGAGAAAAGGAATCTCCGGTGATTGTCGGCAGCTGCCTGCTGGACGAAGATCAATACTTATGGCATTCCTCCCAGATCCCGACGAAAGAGAACGGGTTTTCAGGCTGTAATGTTGTTTCATATGCAAATCAGGAGGTCGACAGGCTCCTGGACCTCAAGCGCGTCACCAGTGACCGTGAGAGCCTCGCAGCCATTTACCACAAGCTGCAGGCCATAATGTATGAGGATCAGCCTGTGATGTTCATCTGCGCCCCCGACGATCTCTGGGCAGTGAACAAGCGTTTTCGCGGGGTGACCCGGAAACAGGACGGAGTAGAAATTGATTATTCACTTATCTATGTCCCCCAGGAATTTCAGAAATACGCAATCCACTAG